The following proteins are encoded in a genomic region of Diabrotica virgifera virgifera chromosome 1, PGI_DIABVI_V3a:
- the LOC126883090 gene encoding uncharacterized protein LOC126883090: MSSSSSVIADQIDESWLPENENKSDYSTRSEEGKQQEGEDLDCDAILETVSNEISTNELSRDKTHLEELRNDVALNHEGILNEVMSSSSSVIADQIDESWLPENENKSDYSTSSEEGKQQEGEEPVARADNDGNNENKKARKRIADINEWHDIKNKRLRQHGKKYIGWTRVGKTAKRGTPRNEKQMGPVCLSSVCKKSTVRQCQDLNEEDRKEPFNNFWNNLTWDQKKIYIASLVCKKEKNRNTKKETEESRRKNTLTYTLKTLDGKILTVCKKLFLSTFALTEHYVFNCLTSETKHGMIAASEVNNERRREKRKIAEIQKETQCNKSSNSAKDVLRNFLDSLPKLPAHYRRKSTSKLYIEPIFGDNMSKVYQEYSRMCREQNKELKPVSRYTFDLMVKEKHISFHIPKKDRCDTCCSYETNNLDENVYKKHINNKEKARQEKENDKQAGHVKQCIVLTQDLQAVKVCPMLNALALYYKTKLCCHNFTIFNVM; the protein is encoded by the coding sequence ATGTCGAGCTCATCGTCTGTAATTGCTGATCAGATTGATGAATCGTGGTTGCCAGAAAACGAAAATAAGTCAGATTACTCAACTAGATCGGAAGAAGGCAAACAACAAGAAGGGGAAGATTTAGATTGTGACGCAATATTAGAAACGGTTTCCAATGAAATTTCGACAAATGAGCTCTCCAGGGACAAAACACATCTAGAAGAATTAAGAAATGACGTTGCACTAAACCACGAAGGTATTTTAAATGAAGTGATGTCGAGCTCATCGTCTGTAATTGCTGATCAGATTGATGAATCGTGGTTGCCAGAAAACGAAAATAAGTCAGATTACTCAACTAGTTCGGAAGAAGGCAAACAACAAGAAGGGGAAGAACCAGTAGCAAGAGCCGATAATGACGGTAACAACGAAAATAAAAAAGCTCGAAAAAGAATAGCAGATATCAACGAATGGcacgatattaaaaataaaagactaAGACAACacggaaaaaaatatattggctgGACAAGGGTTGGAAAGACAGCGAAAAGAGGAACACCTAGAAATGAAAAACAAATGGGACCAGTCTGCTTATCCTCCGTATGTAAAAAATCCACAGTAAGGCAGTGTCAAGATTTAAATGAAGAGGACCGAAAAGAACCTTTCAACAACTTTTGGAACAATCTCACATGGGACCAGAAAAAAATCTATATCGCTTCTCTGGTttgcaaaaaagaaaaaaacagaaATACAAAGAAAGAGACTGAAGAATCAAGGAGGAAAAATACATTAACCTACACACTTAAAACATTAGATGGCAAGATTTTGACTGTTTGCAAAAAGTTATTTTTGTCAACGTTTGCTCTTACAGAACATTATGTATTTAACTGTTTGACATCAGAAACAAAGCATGGAATGATAGCAGCTTCAGAGGTAAATAATGAGAGAAGGAGAGAGAAGAGAAAAATAgcagagatccaaaaagaaactCAATGCAATAAGTCCAGTAACAGCGCCAAAGATGTATTGCGTAATTTTTTAGATTCTCTTCCGAAACTCCCTGCTCACTATCGTCGCAAATCTACAAGTAAATTATATATTGAGCCTATTTTTGGAGACAATATGAGCAAAGTATACCAGGAATATTCCAGAATGTGCCGTGAACAAAATAAGGAATTGAAACCAGTTTCAAGATACACTTTTGATTTAATGgtaaaagaaaaacatatttccTTCCACATACCAAAAAAAGATCGTTGTGATACATGCTGCAGTTATGAAACAAATAATCTAGATGAGAATGTCTATAAGAAGCACATTAACAACAAAGAAAAAGCAAGGCAAGAAAAGGAGAACGACAAACAGGCAGGGCATGTAAAACAATGCATTGTCCTAACACAAGATCTTCAGGCAGTAAAAGTATGTCCCATGTTAAATGCATTGGCTTTATACTATAAAACAAAACTTTGCTGTCACAACTTTACCATAtttaatgtaatgtaa